From the genome of Haloplanus vescus:
GGGGGCCATCCCTCGCTATCTCGACCGCGAGGGACCGGGACTTCACCACGTCGCGCTGGCGACGCCGGACGTGAGCGCGGCCCTTGAGACGGCTCGCGAGATGGGCGTCGAACTCGTCGACGAGACGCCGCGGCCCGGTGCGTGGGGTCACGACGTTGCCTTCCTCCACCCCCAATCGACCGGCGGCGTCCTCGTCGAGTTCGTGGAGCGATGATGTACGGCCCGCTCACCCACCGGGCGGCGACGACGCCCGACGCGACGGCGCTGGTCGACGCCGACACCGACCGCGAGTGGTCGGTCGCGGACCTCGATTCGGCCGTCGAACGCGTCGCCGGCCGCCTCGCGGCGCTCGGCGTCCAGCCCGGCGACCGCCTCGGCGTCTTGCTCCCGACGCGCCCCGCCGCGGTCCGGATGATTCACGCCGCGATGCGACTGGGGGCGGTGCTCGTGCCGCTCGGCACGCGACTGTCGACCGCCGACCTCGTGACGCGACTCGACCGGGCCGAGGTGACGACGCTGGTCTGTGGGGCGACGACCGAAGCTGATGCCCTCGCGGCCGCGGACGCGGCGACGGCCGACGTGCCCGTCGTCTCCGTCGACGACGCCGACGCGGCGACCGAACTCGCCGCCCGCTCACCCGACGCCGTCGTCCCCCACGACTGGTCGCTCGACGCGACGCTTCTCGTCCCCTTCACCTCGGGCACCACGGGGGTGCCGAAGGGCGTTCGCCTGACGCTCGGGAACGTCCTCGCGAGCGCCGCCGCCTCCGCGTTCCGACTGGGTCTCGACCGTGCCGAGACGTGGCACGTCGCCCTCCCGCTTCACCACGTCGGCGGCCTCACGCCCGTCGTCCGCGGCCCGCTGTACGGCATGACCGTCGTCTGCCGGTCCGAGTTCGACGCCGAGTCGGTCGCGGCGGATTTCGAGCGCTACGACGTGACGGCCACCTCGCTGGTGCCGACGACGCTCGACCGTCTCCTCGACGCGACGAGCGGCGACCTCGCGCCCTCGCTCCGGACGGTCCTCCTCGGCGGGGCGCCCGCCACCGAGGAATTACTGGAGCGGTGCCAGCGGCGGTCGGTCCCCGTGTTCCCCACCTACGGCATGACCGAGGCGGCGTCACAGATTGCGACGGCGACGCCCGCGGAGGCGGCGGCCCACCCCGGAACCGTCGGCCGGCCGCTGTTCGGGACCGAGGTGTCCGTCCGCGCCGACGACGGGACCGAACGCTCGCCGGGCGAGGTGGGCGAACTCGTCGTCTCTGGCCCGACGGTGTCGCCGGGGTATCTCGACGCCGAGGCGACGGCCGCGGCGTTCGGCGATGACGGACTCCACACCGGCGACGTGGGCTATCGCGACGGCGACGGGCGACTGTGGGTGCTCGGCCGGACCGACGACACGATTCTCACCGGCGGCGAGAACGTCGCGCCCGCGACGGTGGTTGAGGCGCTCCGGGACCACCCAGATGTAGACGACGCGGCGGTCGTCGGGGTCCCGGACGAAGAGTGGGGTGAGCGCGTGGCGGCGCTGGTCGTGCCCGCGGACGCGTCGCTCTCGGCGGCGACGCTCACCGAGCACTGCCGTGACCGCCTCGCGGACTACGCGGTGCCGAAGACGATTCGCTTCGCCGACGCGATTCCGCGGACCGACTCGGGGACGGTCGACCGCGACGCCGTCCGCGAGCGGTTCTAGATTCCGTTTTCGGCTGGCGTCACGCGCCGTTCGAGCGCGAAGAGGCCGACCGCCAGCCCGACACACCCGACGACGAGCGCCGGCCAGAGGAGGGCCGCGAAGCCGAAGTCGAAGAACGCACCGCCGAGCGCGGCGCCTAGCCCCATCCCGACGCGCTTGGCGATTTCGATGAGCGAGAGCCGAGAGCCGCGCCCGTCGGCGTGGCCGAGGTCACTCGCCAGCGACGTGACGAGCGGCGAGTGAAACACCTCGCCGACGGTCCGGAGGACGAGGAAGACGCCTATCAGGACGACGCCGACGAGGGTGGCGTCGACGCCGAACAGCGACGCGTCGCCGGCGACGACTTCGACGGCGGCGACGGCGAGGAAGCTCACGCCCCAGAACGCCGTCGAGGCGACGAGGCCGCGCGTGCGCCGCCAGTCGCTGATGGCGCCGAGGACGGGCATCTGGAAGACGACGAGGACGAGGGGGTTCAGGACGAACAGCGTCCCGATTTGGGCCGAACTCAGGCCGAGCGTCTCGCTGGCGACGACGGGCACCGTCGCCTGCATCTGGGCGTACATGACCGCGAAGCCGACGTTGAGGAGGGCGAGGGCGACGAGTCGGTGACGCGAGATGGCGCGTCCCCAGTCGCCGACGCTCTCGGAGAGGGTGGCCGCGGGCCGCCCCTCGTGAACGCGGGGGAGGACCGCGAGGAGGACGACTGCGACGATAGCGGAGGTAAGGCCATCGGCGACGAAAACGGCGACGCTCGCGAACTCGTAGAGAATCCCGCCGACGACGAACCCGGACCCGAAGCCGACGTTGCTCGCGACTTTCAGGAGGCCGTACCCCCGTTCGCGCTCTTCTGGGTTGGTGAGGTCGGCTATCATCGCCTGACTCGCCGGGGCGTACAGCCCCATGGTCAGGCCGGCGGCGGTGGCCACCGCGACGAACCCCGCACCGGTGGTGACGAGGGCGTAGGCCGCGAGCGTCACCGCCGACAGCGCCATGCTCCCGACCATCACCGGGCGGCGACCGTAGCGGTCCGCGAGGTAGCCGCCGACGGCGGTGCCCGTCGCGGTAGCGACGTTGTTGGCGAGTAAACCGAGGCCGACGATGGAGAGAGCGATGCCCACTTCGAGGTGGAAGTGGATGCTCGCGAACGGGTAGACCAGACCGGAGCCGAAGACGTTGATGAGTCGCCCCCCGGCGACGGCGTAGACCGGACGCCGGAACCCCCTGACAGCGTCGAGCGTCGAGCCCAGCACGCCGTGGAGTCGGGGTCGCCCCCACGTGAACGGTTCGTTTCCGAGTCGCGTCTCGCCGGCGGATTTATGTCCGAGACAGCACACGTCAGCGCCGATGCCCTCCACGACTCGCCGCGCACTCCTCGGCACAGCTGGCGTCGCCCTCTGCGGCAGTCTCGCTGGCTGTGGGGCGGGCGACTCCCCGTCGAAGCTCGACCACCTTGCGGGTCACGAACCAAGATAGTCGCGCACACACCGTCCATGTCCTCCTGTTCGACGGCGACTCGCTGGCCCACTGGGCGAGCCAACAGGTCCCCGCGGCCGACGACGAGGGACTCGGAACTGCGACGTTCGAGGGGTATCCCCCGGACCTAGAGCCGACGCGCTTGCTCGCGCGACGCGACGAACAGACGTCCGCCGCGACGCAGTTCGACTTCACGGCCCACGACGCCGACTGTCTGGGGTTGCGGCTCGAAATCGGCGAGCAGC
Proteins encoded in this window:
- the mce gene encoding methylmalonyl-CoA epimerase, yielding MRFDHVGIATRDAATLADLFGTMLDAPVAHREAFDGLDVTFLDVGEGYLELLEPLDDEGAIPRYLDREGPGLHHVALATPDVSAALETAREMGVELVDETPRPGAWGHDVAFLHPQSTGGVLVEFVER
- the menE gene encoding o-succinylbenzoate--CoA ligase, with the protein product MMYGPLTHRAATTPDATALVDADTDREWSVADLDSAVERVAGRLAALGVQPGDRLGVLLPTRPAAVRMIHAAMRLGAVLVPLGTRLSTADLVTRLDRAEVTTLVCGATTEADALAAADAATADVPVVSVDDADAATELAARSPDAVVPHDWSLDATLLVPFTSGTTGVPKGVRLTLGNVLASAAASAFRLGLDRAETWHVALPLHHVGGLTPVVRGPLYGMTVVCRSEFDAESVAADFERYDVTATSLVPTTLDRLLDATSGDLAPSLRTVLLGGAPATEELLERCQRRSVPVFPTYGMTEAASQIATATPAEAAAHPGTVGRPLFGTEVSVRADDGTERSPGEVGELVVSGPTVSPGYLDAEATAAAFGDDGLHTGDVGYRDGDGRLWVLGRTDDTILTGGENVAPATVVEALRDHPDVDDAAVVGVPDEEWGERVAALVVPADASLSAATLTEHCRDRLADYAVPKTIRFADAIPRTDSGTVDRDAVRERF
- a CDS encoding MFS transporter; the protein is MEGIGADVCCLGHKSAGETRLGNEPFTWGRPRLHGVLGSTLDAVRGFRRPVYAVAGGRLINVFGSGLVYPFASIHFHLEVGIALSIVGLGLLANNVATATGTAVGGYLADRYGRRPVMVGSMALSAVTLAAYALVTTGAGFVAVATAAGLTMGLYAPASQAMIADLTNPEERERGYGLLKVASNVGFGSGFVVGGILYEFASVAVFVADGLTSAIVAVVLLAVLPRVHEGRPAATLSESVGDWGRAISRHRLVALALLNVGFAVMYAQMQATVPVVASETLGLSSAQIGTLFVLNPLVLVVFQMPVLGAISDWRRTRGLVASTAFWGVSFLAVAAVEVVAGDASLFGVDATLVGVVLIGVFLVLRTVGEVFHSPLVTSLASDLGHADGRGSRLSLIEIAKRVGMGLGAALGGAFFDFGFAALLWPALVVGCVGLAVGLFALERRVTPAENGI